A window of Coregonus clupeaformis isolate EN_2021a chromosome 28, ASM2061545v1, whole genome shotgun sequence contains these coding sequences:
- the LOC121543601 gene encoding guanine nucleotide-binding protein G(i) subunit alpha-1 isoform X1 codes for MGCTLSTDDKAAVERSKMIDRNLRDDGEKAAREVKLLLLGAGESGKSTIVKQMKIIHEAGYSEEECKQYRAVVYSNTIQSIIAIIRAMGRLKIDFGDAARADDARQLFVLAGSTEEGFMTAELAGVIKRLWKDGGVQACFSRSREYQLNDSAAYYLNDLDRISQATYIPTQQDVLRTRVKTTGIVETHFTFKDLHFKMFDVGGQRSERKKWIHCFEGVTAIIFCVALSDYDLVLAEDEEMNRMHESMKLFDSICNNKWFTDTSIILFLNKKDLFEEKIKKSPLTICYPEYAGSNTYEEAAAYIQCQFEDLNKRKDTKEIYTHFTCATDTKNVQFVFDAVTDVIIKNNLKDCGLF; via the exons ATGGGGTGTACCCTGAGCACGGACGATAAGGCGGCGGTGGAGCGTAGTAAAATGATCGACAGGAATTTGCGGGACGACGGGGAGAAAGCCGCAAGAGAGGTCAAGTTACTGCTCCTCG GTGCTGGTGAGTCGGGGAAGAGCACAATAGTCAAGCAGATGAA GATCATCCACGAGGCAGGCTACTCGGAGGAGGAGTGTAAACAGTACAGGGCTGTGGTCTACAGCAACACCATCCAGTCCATCATCGCCATCATCAGAGCCATGGGACGACTCAAGATCGACTTTGGAGATGCAGCCAGAGCC GATGATGCGAGACAGCTGTTTGTGCTGGCAGGGTCGACAGAGGAAGGCTTCATGACGGCAGAACTGGCCGGGGTCATCAAACGCCTGTGGAAGGACGGAGGGGTACAGGCCTGCTTCAGCCGCTCACGAGAGTACCAGCTCAACGACTCGGCAGCata TTACTTAAACGATTTGGACAGGATATCCCAAGCTACCTATATCCCGACCCAGCAGGATGTCCTGAGGACCAGAGTCAAAACCACAGGCATTGTGGAGACACACTTCACCTTCAAGGACCTCCACTTTAA GATGTTTGATgttggaggtcagaggtcagagaggaagaagtggaTCCACTGCTTCGAGGGCGTCACTGCCATCATCTTCTGTGTGGCGCTCAGCGACTATGACCTGGTGCtggctgaggatgaggagatg AACCGGATGCATGAGAGCATGAAGCTGTTTGACTCCATCTGTAACAACAAGTGGTTCACAGACACCTCGATCATCCTCTTCCTCAACAAGAAGGACCTGTTTGAGGAGAAGATCAAGAAGAGTCCTCTCACTATCTGTTACCCAGAATACGCAG GCTCCAACACGTACGAGGAGGCTGCAGCCTACATCCAGTGTCAGTTTGAGGACCTGAACAAGAGGAAGGACACCAAGGAGATCTACACCCACTTCACCTGCGCCACCGACACCAAGAACGTGCAGTTTGTCTTCGACGCCGTCACCGACGTCATCATCAAGAACAACCTGAAGGACTGTGGACTCTTCTAA
- the LOC121543601 gene encoding guanine nucleotide-binding protein G(i) subunit alpha-1 isoform X2, translated as MAVKAFGAGESGKSTIVKQMKIIHEAGYSEEECKQYRAVVYSNTIQSIIAIIRAMGRLKIDFGDAARADDARQLFVLAGSTEEGFMTAELAGVIKRLWKDGGVQACFSRSREYQLNDSAAYYLNDLDRISQATYIPTQQDVLRTRVKTTGIVETHFTFKDLHFKMFDVGGQRSERKKWIHCFEGVTAIIFCVALSDYDLVLAEDEEMNRMHESMKLFDSICNNKWFTDTSIILFLNKKDLFEEKIKKSPLTICYPEYAGSNTYEEAAAYIQCQFEDLNKRKDTKEIYTHFTCATDTKNVQFVFDAVTDVIIKNNLKDCGLF; from the exons ATGGCTGTGAAAGCTTTTG GTGCTGGTGAGTCGGGGAAGAGCACAATAGTCAAGCAGATGAA GATCATCCACGAGGCAGGCTACTCGGAGGAGGAGTGTAAACAGTACAGGGCTGTGGTCTACAGCAACACCATCCAGTCCATCATCGCCATCATCAGAGCCATGGGACGACTCAAGATCGACTTTGGAGATGCAGCCAGAGCC GATGATGCGAGACAGCTGTTTGTGCTGGCAGGGTCGACAGAGGAAGGCTTCATGACGGCAGAACTGGCCGGGGTCATCAAACGCCTGTGGAAGGACGGAGGGGTACAGGCCTGCTTCAGCCGCTCACGAGAGTACCAGCTCAACGACTCGGCAGCata TTACTTAAACGATTTGGACAGGATATCCCAAGCTACCTATATCCCGACCCAGCAGGATGTCCTGAGGACCAGAGTCAAAACCACAGGCATTGTGGAGACACACTTCACCTTCAAGGACCTCCACTTTAA GATGTTTGATgttggaggtcagaggtcagagaggaagaagtggaTCCACTGCTTCGAGGGCGTCACTGCCATCATCTTCTGTGTGGCGCTCAGCGACTATGACCTGGTGCtggctgaggatgaggagatg AACCGGATGCATGAGAGCATGAAGCTGTTTGACTCCATCTGTAACAACAAGTGGTTCACAGACACCTCGATCATCCTCTTCCTCAACAAGAAGGACCTGTTTGAGGAGAAGATCAAGAAGAGTCCTCTCACTATCTGTTACCCAGAATACGCAG GCTCCAACACGTACGAGGAGGCTGCAGCCTACATCCAGTGTCAGTTTGAGGACCTGAACAAGAGGAAGGACACCAAGGAGATCTACACCCACTTCACCTGCGCCACCGACACCAAGAACGTGCAGTTTGTCTTCGACGCCGTCACCGACGTCATCATCAAGAACAACCTGAAGGACTGTGGACTCTTCTAA